From one Rhizobium rosettiformans genomic stretch:
- a CDS encoding LacI family DNA-binding transcriptional regulator has protein sequence MTGIRELAEHLDISIGTVSRALNGKPDVNEETRRRVLEAAEKLGYVANQAGRSLRKGATGIIGFMMQTGHDITGQGDTFFMRVFDGMQTVLARHKLDLVALLCSSEEDPDAYLKRIVARGFADGIILSATRYQDPRFELLHKTKIPFITLGRSQTDVGQPWYDLDFEGMAEDAIERLVARGHTRIAISRPHGDINLGHVFENHCRVVLARHGLELDPANVYRSGPNEPGGYHVAQQVMKSRDRPTAIILLNEATVVGFYRGLQEVGLKPGKDIAVIGQYSPQAQFLNPVLTCFRPDLRALGIALAESLLATMPDFAQHYPDAARRRLWPMILIEGESD, from the coding sequence ATGACAGGCATTCGCGAACTGGCCGAACATCTCGACATCTCGATCGGGACAGTGTCGCGTGCGCTGAACGGCAAGCCCGACGTCAATGAAGAGACGCGCCGGCGCGTGCTGGAAGCCGCCGAGAAGCTGGGTTACGTGGCGAACCAGGCCGGCCGATCGCTGCGCAAGGGTGCCACCGGCATCATCGGCTTCATGATGCAGACCGGCCACGACATTACCGGCCAGGGAGATACCTTCTTCATGCGCGTCTTCGACGGCATGCAGACGGTGCTTGCCCGCCACAAGCTCGACCTCGTCGCCCTGCTCTGCTCATCGGAAGAAGATCCGGACGCTTACCTGAAGCGCATCGTCGCACGCGGCTTCGCCGACGGCATCATCCTGTCGGCCACACGCTATCAGGATCCGCGCTTCGAACTCCTGCACAAGACGAAGATCCCCTTCATCACGCTTGGCCGAAGCCAGACCGATGTCGGCCAGCCCTGGTACGATCTGGATTTCGAGGGCATGGCGGAAGACGCGATCGAACGTCTGGTGGCGCGCGGCCACACGCGAATTGCCATCAGTCGCCCCCATGGCGACATCAACCTCGGCCACGTCTTCGAGAACCACTGCCGCGTCGTGCTCGCCCGCCACGGGCTCGAACTCGACCCGGCCAATGTCTATCGCTCCGGCCCGAATGAACCGGGCGGCTATCACGTCGCCCAGCAGGTGATGAAATCACGCGACCGTCCCACAGCGATCATCCTCCTCAACGAGGCGACCGTGGTAGGCTTCTATCGCGGCCTGCAGGAGGTAGGATTGAAGCCCGGCAAGGATATTGCCGTGATCGGGCAATACAGCCCGCAGGCGCAGTTCTTGAACCCGGTTCTCACCTGCTTTCGCCCCGACTTGCGGGCGCTCGGCATCGCGCTCGCCGAAAGCCTTCTCGCGACGATGCCGGACTTCGCGCAGCACTATCCGGATGCCGCTCGCAGGCGCCTGTGGCCGATGATCCTGATCGAGGGTGAGAGCGACTGA
- a CDS encoding sugar phosphate isomerase/epimerase family protein, translated as MSNPANSIRIGTMVSASGGKAAERIGQIADMGFESFEPFFWQTTNGQDLADLGKRCVEAIGDRDITISTLGMFGNPLEETDMDLQTLQGWKDCIDNAHHFGATCVAGFTGRVRNKPLTDSLPRYREIWSELAKRAADKGVKIAFENCAMDGNWQTGDWNIAHNPDAWELIFNETPDEHIGLEWEPCHQMVYLIDPIPQIRKWAHKFFHVHGKDATIRWDVIREHGVFGKHPFVFMRTPGFGDTNWTDVISELRLAGWSGSIDIEGWHDPVYRDALEMTGQVHGLNYLKNCRGGDFVIDPV; from the coding sequence GTGAGCAATCCCGCAAATTCCATCCGTATCGGAACCATGGTCAGCGCCAGCGGCGGCAAGGCGGCCGAGAGGATCGGCCAGATCGCCGACATGGGCTTCGAAAGCTTCGAGCCTTTCTTCTGGCAGACCACCAACGGCCAGGATCTCGCGGATCTCGGCAAGCGCTGCGTCGAGGCGATCGGTGACCGCGACATCACCATCTCGACGCTCGGCATGTTCGGCAATCCGCTGGAAGAGACCGACATGGACCTTCAGACCCTGCAGGGCTGGAAGGACTGCATCGACAATGCCCATCATTTCGGCGCGACCTGCGTTGCGGGGTTCACGGGGCGCGTTCGTAATAAGCCACTTACTGACAGCTTGCCGCGGTATCGCGAGATCTGGAGCGAACTTGCCAAGCGGGCAGCCGACAAGGGCGTGAAGATTGCCTTTGAAAACTGCGCCATGGATGGCAACTGGCAGACCGGCGACTGGAACATCGCGCACAATCCGGATGCCTGGGAGCTGATCTTCAACGAGACACCGGACGAGCATATCGGGCTCGAATGGGAGCCCTGCCACCAGATGGTCTATCTCATCGACCCGATCCCGCAGATTCGCAAATGGGCGCACAAGTTCTTCCACGTGCATGGCAAGGACGCGACCATCCGCTGGGACGTGATCCGCGAGCATGGCGTCTTCGGCAAACATCCCTTCGTCTTCATGCGCACGCCGGGCTTCGGCGACACCAACTGGACCGATGTGATCTCGGAGCTTCGGCTCGCCGGTTGGTCCGGCTCGATCGATATCGAGGGCTGGCACGACCCGGTCTATCGCGATGCGCTGGAAATGACCGGCCAGGTGCATGGCCTGAATTACTTGAAGAATTGCCGGGGCGGGGACTTCGTCATCGATCCGGTGTGA
- the glnT gene encoding type III glutamate--ammonia ligase, producing the protein MTQDLAGFAKERGIKYFMISYTDLFGAQRAKLVPSQAIAEMQKDGAGFAGFATWLDLTPAHPDLFAIPDASSVIQLPWKPEVAWVAADCMMDDQPVAQAPRVVLKKLVAEAAEHGLHVKTGVEAEFFLISADGEAISDQYDTAEKPCYDQQALMRRYDVIAEICDHMLALGWKPYQNDHEDANGQFEMNWEFDDALVTADKHSFFKFMVKSVAEKHGLRATFMPKPFKGLTGNGCHAHISVWDIDGKVNAFADKDMPFGLSTKGKTFLGGIMKHASALAAITNPTVNSYKRINAPRTVSGATWAPNTVTWTGNNRTHMVRVPGPGRFELRLPDGAVNPYLLQAIIIAAGLSGLKSNADPGPHHDIDMYRDGHTVKDAPRLPLNLLDALRAFEQDEVLKAALGSDFSDAYIKLKHDEWNSFCGHFTAWERQMTLDI; encoded by the coding sequence GTGACACAGGATCTGGCAGGCTTCGCGAAGGAGCGAGGCATCAAATATTTCATGATCAGCTACACGGACCTCTTCGGCGCCCAGCGTGCCAAGCTGGTCCCGTCTCAGGCGATCGCCGAGATGCAGAAGGACGGCGCGGGCTTTGCCGGCTTTGCCACCTGGCTCGACCTGACGCCCGCCCATCCCGACCTCTTCGCCATCCCTGACGCCTCCTCGGTCATCCAACTCCCGTGGAAGCCTGAGGTCGCCTGGGTGGCCGCCGACTGCATGATGGACGACCAGCCTGTCGCCCAGGCCCCCCGTGTCGTTCTGAAGAAACTGGTGGCAGAGGCCGCGGAGCATGGCCTGCACGTCAAGACCGGCGTCGAAGCGGAATTCTTCCTTATCTCGGCTGACGGCGAGGCGATCTCTGACCAGTACGACACAGCGGAAAAGCCCTGCTACGACCAGCAGGCGCTGATGCGCCGCTACGACGTGATCGCCGAGATCTGCGACCACATGCTGGCACTCGGCTGGAAGCCCTACCAGAACGACCATGAGGACGCGAACGGCCAGTTCGAGATGAACTGGGAATTCGACGATGCCCTTGTTACCGCCGACAAACATTCCTTCTTCAAGTTCATGGTGAAGTCAGTCGCCGAAAAACACGGACTGCGCGCCACCTTCATGCCGAAACCCTTCAAGGGGCTCACCGGCAACGGCTGCCATGCGCATATCTCGGTCTGGGATATCGATGGCAAGGTCAACGCTTTTGCCGACAAGGACATGCCCTTCGGCCTCTCGACGAAGGGCAAGACCTTCCTCGGCGGCATCATGAAGCACGCCTCGGCACTCGCCGCGATCACCAACCCGACGGTCAATTCCTACAAGCGCATCAACGCCCCACGCACTGTCTCCGGCGCCACCTGGGCACCGAACACGGTCACCTGGACCGGCAACAACCGCACCCATATGGTCCGCGTGCCCGGCCCCGGCCGCTTCGAACTCCGCCTTCCCGATGGCGCCGTGAACCCCTACCTGTTGCAGGCGATCATCATCGCGGCAGGCTTGAGCGGCCTGAAGAGCAATGCCGATCCCGGCCCGCATCACGACATCGACATGTACCGCGACGGCCACACAGTGAAGGATGCGCCCCGGCTGCCGCTGAACCTCCTCGACGCGCTGCGCGCCTTCGAACAGGATGAAGTCCTGAAAGCCGCTCTCGGATCGGATTTCTCAGACGCCTACATCAAGCTCAAGCACGATGAGTGGAACAGCTTTTGTGGGCACTTCACGGCCTGGGAACGCCAGATGACACTGGACATCTGA
- a CDS encoding carbohydrate ABC transporter permease, with product MSETTRNRLMLAIALVLAAIYLFPLYWMYITTLKSGSAMFATPPSFWPSDPQWSTYAYVWESRNLARYMWNSLVIAVGAVALITVLGTGCAYVLARYRNRWIDVGLFLILMLQVLPASLMITPIFVGFSQLGMLDYPRLSVIIAIAAKSMPFFVVLVRATFMSVPMELEEAALVDGNSRIGAFFNIVLPLARNGILVAAILIFMQAFGEFVYSKSMIQNADLQPASVGLNSFMGPNTNEWNNIMAFAAIYVTPILAAFVLLQRRIVSGLTSGALK from the coding sequence ATGAGCGAGACCACTCGAAACCGGCTGATGCTGGCGATTGCGCTCGTGCTCGCCGCCATCTACCTCTTCCCGCTCTACTGGATGTATATCACCACGCTGAAAAGCGGCTCGGCGATGTTTGCCACGCCGCCCAGTTTCTGGCCGTCCGATCCGCAATGGTCGACCTATGCCTATGTCTGGGAGAGCCGCAATCTCGCCCGCTACATGTGGAATTCGCTCGTCATTGCCGTTGGCGCCGTAGCGCTGATCACGGTGCTCGGCACGGGATGTGCCTATGTGCTCGCCCGCTATCGCAACCGCTGGATCGATGTCGGGCTCTTCCTGATCCTCATGCTGCAGGTCCTGCCAGCCTCACTGATGATCACGCCGATCTTCGTCGGTTTCTCGCAGCTCGGAATGCTCGACTATCCCAGACTGTCGGTCATCATCGCGATTGCCGCCAAGAGCATGCCGTTCTTCGTGGTACTCGTCAGGGCCACATTCATGAGCGTGCCGATGGAGCTGGAGGAAGCAGCGCTCGTCGACGGCAATTCGCGGATCGGGGCCTTTTTCAACATCGTGCTGCCGCTTGCCCGCAACGGCATACTGGTCGCAGCCATCCTGATCTTCATGCAGGCCTTCGGCGAATTCGTCTATTCGAAGTCGATGATCCAGAACGCTGACCTGCAGCCCGCGAGCGTGGGGCTCAATTCCTTCATGGGGCCGAACACCAACGAGTGGAACAACATCATGGCTTTTGCCGCGATCTATGTGACGCCGATCCTGGCGGCCTTCGTCCTTCTGCAGCGCCGGATCGTCTCCGGGCTCACGTCTGGAGCTCTCAAATGA
- a CDS encoding ABC transporter substrate-binding protein, which translates to MGIRKHIVFGAWALASVSLFGLPAQAEDVKITVWSLDRDIQPAPNLIKDFNALGNGITVEYRQIQFDDVVSEAMRAYSTGQAPDIIAIDNPEHALFASRGAFLDLTDRIAASEVVKPENYYPGPLKSVMWDEKYFGIPKATNTIALYYNKDMFREKGLDPDKPPQTWAEMVEAARTLTDPSKNVYGLTFSAKANEEGTFQFLPWAQMGGGGYDKINAEGAVKALETWKTIIDERLASPDTLTRSQWDSTGTFNSGNAGMAISGPWELDRMLKEAKFDWGVALLPVPEEGAQRSSAMGDFNWAIFSNTEHPDEAFKVLEYFVSQDDRMFKDFGQLPPRSDITIPPTGEALKDAGLKVFIEQLQYAQPRGPHPEWPKISKAVQDAIQAALTGQMTPKEALDQAAEKISAVLG; encoded by the coding sequence ATGGGTATTCGCAAGCATATCGTCTTCGGCGCCTGGGCGCTGGCCAGTGTCTCCCTGTTCGGGCTTCCCGCCCAGGCAGAGGATGTGAAGATCACCGTCTGGTCGCTCGACCGAGACATCCAGCCGGCACCCAACCTGATCAAGGACTTCAACGCGCTCGGTAACGGCATCACCGTCGAATACCGCCAGATCCAGTTCGACGACGTCGTCAGCGAGGCGATGCGCGCCTATTCGACCGGGCAGGCGCCCGATATCATCGCGATCGACAATCCCGAGCATGCGCTTTTTGCGTCCCGCGGTGCGTTCCTCGATCTCACGGACAGGATCGCGGCCTCCGAGGTCGTGAAGCCCGAGAACTACTATCCCGGTCCGCTGAAGTCGGTCATGTGGGACGAGAAGTATTTCGGTATCCCTAAGGCGACCAACACGATCGCGCTCTACTACAACAAGGACATGTTCCGGGAAAAAGGTCTCGACCCGGACAAGCCGCCGCAGACCTGGGCGGAAATGGTGGAGGCCGCGCGCACGCTCACCGATCCCTCCAAGAATGTCTATGGTCTGACTTTCTCCGCCAAGGCCAATGAGGAGGGGACCTTCCAATTCCTGCCCTGGGCTCAGATGGGCGGTGGCGGTTACGACAAGATCAATGCCGAAGGTGCGGTGAAGGCGCTCGAAACCTGGAAAACCATCATCGACGAGAGGCTCGCTTCTCCCGACACGCTCACGCGCAGCCAGTGGGATTCGACCGGCACCTTCAATTCCGGCAATGCCGGGATGGCAATCTCCGGTCCCTGGGAACTCGACCGGATGCTGAAAGAAGCCAAGTTCGACTGGGGCGTAGCACTTCTGCCGGTGCCGGAAGAGGGTGCTCAGCGCTCGTCGGCTATGGGCGACTTCAACTGGGCGATCTTCTCCAACACGGAACATCCCGACGAAGCCTTCAAGGTGCTCGAATACTTCGTCTCGCAGGACGACCGCATGTTCAAGGACTTCGGACAGCTGCCGCCGCGGTCCGACATCACCATCCCGCCGACTGGCGAGGCGCTCAAGGATGCTGGCCTGAAGGTCTTCATCGAGCAGCTGCAATATGCCCAGCCGCGCGGACCGCATCCTGAGTGGCCGAAGATCTCGAAGGCGGTGCAGGATGCCATCCAGGCAGCCCTGACGGGCCAGATGACGCCTAAGGAAGCGCTCGACCAGGCGGCCGAGAAAATCAGCGCCGTGCTCGGCTGA
- a CDS encoding Gfo/Idh/MocA family protein — MTSRAVLCGCGAMAKGWLRALQSASDLSREVEIVGLVDLDLTTAKALAAEFALDDVIIGTDLASVIEATRANMVFDVVVPSARFAVVSTALNLGCHVLSEKPLATSMDEAKALLALAAETGRVHAVVQNRRFISGVRRLRRAVEDGLIGELSGIHCDFFLGPHFGGFREEMDNVLLLDMAIHTFDAARFVSGKQPLSVYCVESNPSGSWYAHGASANAIFKLSGDAVFTYRGSWCAEGRRTSWESAWRLVGSKGMITWDGEESFEATVAGNEPGLLRGQQVVPVPSAPNEDETHGHQSVLAEFIDAVKSGRKPETVSDDNIKSLSMVLGAIESARTGLPVSISVEGH; from the coding sequence GTGACATCAAGAGCCGTTTTGTGCGGGTGCGGAGCTATGGCCAAAGGCTGGCTTCGAGCACTTCAGTCTGCTTCCGATCTGAGCCGAGAAGTCGAGATCGTCGGGCTCGTCGACCTTGACCTGACGACGGCGAAGGCGCTCGCGGCTGAATTCGCGCTGGACGACGTTATCATCGGTACGGACCTCGCGTCGGTCATCGAAGCGACGCGGGCGAATATGGTGTTCGATGTCGTGGTGCCATCCGCGCGCTTCGCCGTCGTCTCCACAGCGCTCAATCTCGGCTGCCATGTGCTGTCGGAAAAGCCGCTCGCCACGTCCATGGATGAGGCCAAGGCGCTGCTTGCGCTCGCTGCCGAGACTGGCCGAGTGCATGCCGTGGTGCAAAACCGCCGTTTCATTTCCGGTGTCCGCCGCCTGCGCCGCGCCGTCGAGGACGGCTTGATCGGGGAGCTCTCCGGTATCCATTGCGACTTCTTCCTGGGTCCGCATTTCGGCGGCTTTCGAGAAGAAATGGACAATGTCTTGCTCCTCGACATGGCGATCCACACGTTCGATGCCGCCCGCTTCGTCTCCGGCAAGCAGCCGCTTTCGGTCTATTGCGTGGAGAGCAATCCGTCCGGCTCCTGGTATGCCCATGGCGCGTCGGCGAACGCGATTTTCAAGCTCTCAGGCGATGCTGTCTTCACCTATCGCGGCTCCTGGTGCGCCGAGGGGAGGCGCACCAGCTGGGAGAGCGCTTGGAGGCTGGTCGGCTCCAAGGGCATGATCACATGGGACGGCGAGGAAAGCTTTGAGGCCACGGTCGCCGGGAACGAGCCGGGGCTGTTGCGCGGCCAGCAGGTGGTCCCGGTGCCGTCGGCGCCCAATGAGGACGAGACCCACGGACATCAGAGCGTACTCGCCGAATTTATCGACGCGGTGAAGTCCGGGCGGAAGCCCGAGACGGTGAGCGACGACAACATCAAGAGCCTTTCCATGGTTCTTGGCGCGATCGAAAGCGCCCGAACCGGACTTCCCGTTAGCATTTCAGTCGAAGGACATTAA
- a CDS encoding FMN-binding glutamate synthase family protein, whose product MSYHNPFTPPRKSATFDDHTLAEIRRAAATGIYDIRGGGTKRKVPHFDDLLFLGASISRYPLEGYREKCDTSVVLGTRFAKKPIELKIPITIAGMSFGALSGNAKEALGRGATLAGTSTTTGDGGMTDEERGHSEKLVYQYLPSRYGMNPRDLRRADAIEIVVGQGAKPGGGGMLLGQKISDRVAQMRNLPMGIDQRSACRHPDWTGPDDLEIKILELREITDWEKPIYVKVGGARPYYDTALAVKAGADVVVLDGMQGGTAATQDVFIENVGMPTLACIRPAVQALQDLGMHRKVQLVISGGIRSGADVAKALALGADVVSIGTAALVAIGDNDPKWEEEYQKLGTTAGAYDDWHEGKDPAGITTQDPELAARLDPVAAGRRLANYLKVMTLEAQTIARACGKNKLTNLEPEDLCALTMEAAAMAQVPLAGTSWYPGKGGF is encoded by the coding sequence ATGAGCTACCACAACCCGTTTACCCCGCCGCGCAAGTCTGCCACCTTCGATGACCATACGCTCGCTGAAATCCGTCGAGCAGCAGCCACCGGCATCTACGATATCAGAGGCGGCGGCACGAAGCGCAAGGTGCCGCATTTCGACGACCTGCTCTTCCTCGGCGCCTCGATCTCCCGCTATCCACTCGAAGGCTATCGCGAGAAATGCGACACTTCGGTGGTCCTCGGCACGCGTTTTGCCAAGAAGCCGATCGAGCTGAAGATCCCGATCACCATCGCCGGCATGAGCTTCGGCGCCCTCTCGGGCAATGCCAAGGAAGCGCTCGGGCGCGGCGCGACGCTGGCAGGCACCTCGACCACGACGGGCGACGGCGGCATGACCGATGAGGAACGCGGCCATTCGGAAAAGCTGGTCTATCAGTACCTCCCCTCTCGTTACGGCATGAACCCCAGGGATCTGCGCCGCGCCGATGCGATCGAGATCGTGGTCGGTCAGGGCGCAAAGCCCGGCGGCGGCGGCATGCTGCTCGGCCAGAAGATCTCCGACCGCGTCGCCCAGATGCGCAACCTGCCGATGGGCATCGACCAGCGCTCCGCCTGCCGCCACCCCGACTGGACCGGCCCCGATGATCTCGAGATCAAGATCCTCGAACTGCGCGAAATTACTGACTGGGAAAAGCCGATCTACGTGAAAGTCGGCGGCGCCCGTCCCTATTATGACACCGCTCTTGCCGTGAAGGCCGGCGCCGATGTCGTCGTGCTCGACGGCATGCAGGGTGGAACGGCGGCCACCCAGGACGTGTTCATCGAGAATGTGGGCATGCCGACGCTCGCCTGCATCCGTCCCGCCGTCCAGGCCCTGCAGGACCTCGGCATGCATCGCAAGGTGCAGCTGGTGATCTCGGGCGGCATCCGCTCGGGAGCCGATGTGGCCAAAGCTCTGGCGCTCGGCGCCGACGTCGTCTCGATCGGCACGGCAGCCCTCGTTGCCATCGGCGATAATGATCCGAAATGGGAAGAGGAATACCAGAAGCTTGGCACCACAGCCGGGGCCTATGACGACTGGCACGAGGGCAAGGACCCCGCCGGCATCACCACGCAGGATCCCGAGCTTGCCGCCCGCCTCGACCCGGTCGCCGCCGGTCGCAGGCTCGCCAACTATCTCAAGGTCATGACGCTGGAGGCGCAGACCATTGCCCGCGCCTGCGGCAAGAACAAGCTCACCAACCTGGAGCCGGAAGATCTCTGCGCACTAACGATGGAGGCCGCCGCCATGGCGCAGGTGCCTCTTGCCGGCACCAGCTGGTATCCCGGCAAGGGAGGTTTCTAA
- a CDS encoding carbohydrate ABC transporter permease, whose translation MRKILTSLTDGRGFDIGLVTLPLGFLFLLSGLPLIYNVLMSFQEVDMFSLGSFMRPFVGFKNYQTLFSQPETWPILGNTALFVVASIVGQFVIGFSLALFFWVNFPGASWLRGLFLVSWVMPGLVVGAIWNWILSGDFGVLNYMLRETGIISSNIFWRSDPNFSLWAVIIANIWLGTSFNMILLSVGLSGIPKDLYEAAELDGANVWQRFWTITLPMMRSTIGAIISLGLIFTLQQFDLFAAITSGGPNNSSNVTQYWAWDLSFRQYDFAQGATISVIMIVFVMFASVVYVRSTRHEVRG comes from the coding sequence ATGCGCAAGATCCTGACCAGTCTGACGGACGGACGAGGCTTTGATATCGGCCTTGTCACATTGCCGCTCGGCTTCCTATTCCTGCTGTCCGGCCTGCCGCTCATCTACAATGTGCTGATGAGCTTCCAGGAAGTCGACATGTTCTCGCTGGGTAGTTTCATGCGGCCGTTCGTCGGCTTCAAGAATTACCAGACGCTGTTTTCGCAACCCGAAACATGGCCGATCCTCGGCAACACCGCTCTATTCGTCGTCGCGTCGATTGTCGGCCAGTTCGTCATCGGTTTCTCGCTGGCTCTGTTTTTCTGGGTCAACTTTCCGGGGGCATCCTGGCTCCGCGGTCTCTTCCTCGTTTCCTGGGTGATGCCGGGTCTCGTCGTCGGCGCGATCTGGAACTGGATCCTGTCCGGTGACTTCGGAGTGCTCAATTACATGCTGCGGGAGACCGGCATCATATCCAGCAACATTTTCTGGCGCTCGGATCCCAATTTCTCGCTCTGGGCCGTCATCATCGCCAATATCTGGCTCGGCACCTCCTTCAACATGATCCTTCTGTCGGTTGGTCTGTCCGGCATCCCCAAGGATCTCTACGAGGCAGCGGAGCTGGATGGTGCCAATGTCTGGCAGCGCTTCTGGACGATCACGCTGCCGATGATGCGCTCGACCATCGGGGCGATCATTTCGCTGGGGCTGATCTTCACGCTGCAGCAGTTCGACCTCTTTGCCGCCATCACCTCGGGCGGACCCAACAATTCGTCCAACGTCACGCAATACTGGGCCTGGGACCTGTCTTTCCGGCAATACGACTTCGCGCAGGGGGCGACGATCTCCGTCATCATGATCGTCTTCGTGATGTTCGCGTCTGTCGTCTATGTGCGGTCAACACGACACGAGGTGCGCGGATGA
- a CDS encoding PDR/VanB family oxidoreductase: protein MRSKLEWRAARVVSIETPAEDVRAVTFAVEGLRQSFDPGSHTNIKVVIRGEPAIRTYTVLPSASGTLKIAVKLHPNSRGGSAFVWNMDVGDETEMTEPENRFELSWRASRYLLIAGGIGITPIYGMAKALVARGHSVRLIYGAKSRAQMAFVDELQALLGDGLEVFVQDEGAAFDLTAEFAALPVDGEAYICGPHGLLEAARNTWRESGRSMSRLRFEVFGDSGRFAEQPFSVTVPQYGRTVEVRADQTMLDALMEAGIDMVYDCRRGECGLCAVSIVDASTPIDHRDVFFSPEERHEGEKMCACVSRAVGGSVTIDTGYRQEALRA from the coding sequence ATGCGTTCCAAGCTGGAGTGGCGTGCAGCGCGCGTCGTATCGATCGAAACCCCGGCAGAGGATGTCCGGGCCGTGACATTCGCGGTCGAGGGGTTGCGGCAGTCGTTTGATCCGGGCTCGCATACCAATATCAAGGTTGTCATCCGGGGCGAGCCGGCGATCCGGACCTACACGGTGCTGCCGAGTGCGTCGGGCACGCTGAAAATCGCGGTCAAGCTGCATCCCAATAGCCGAGGTGGCTCAGCCTTCGTCTGGAACATGGATGTTGGCGACGAGACGGAGATGACCGAGCCGGAGAACCGTTTCGAACTCTCCTGGCGGGCATCTCGCTATCTCCTGATCGCCGGCGGTATCGGGATCACGCCGATCTACGGCATGGCGAAGGCGCTGGTCGCGCGCGGTCATTCCGTGCGGCTCATCTATGGGGCGAAAAGCCGGGCGCAGATGGCTTTTGTCGATGAGTTGCAGGCTTTGCTGGGGGATGGTCTCGAGGTCTTCGTGCAGGATGAGGGTGCGGCCTTCGATCTCACTGCCGAATTTGCCGCGCTTCCTGTCGATGGCGAGGCCTATATCTGCGGTCCGCATGGGCTTCTGGAAGCGGCACGCAATACCTGGCGCGAGAGCGGCCGGTCGATGAGTCGGTTGCGCTTCGAGGTTTTCGGCGACAGCGGGCGTTTTGCGGAGCAGCCTTTCTCGGTCACCGTTCCGCAATACGGCCGAACCGTCGAGGTGCGTGCGGACCAGACCATGCTCGATGCGCTGATGGAGGCGGGCATCGACATGGTCTATGACTGTCGCCGCGGTGAATGTGGATTGTGTGCGGTCAGCATCGTCGACGCATCCACGCCGATCGATCATCGTGACGTGTTCTTTTCCCCGGAAGAGCGGCACGAGGGTGAGAAGATGTGCGCCTGTGTCTCGCGTGCCGTCGGAGGAAGCGTGACGATCGACACCGGTTATCGGCAGGAGGCATTGCGGGCCTGA
- a CDS encoding ABC transporter ATP-binding protein codes for MTHQIELSGVNKYYGAYHALRDIDLKIKKGAFVALVGPSGCGKSTLLRSLAGLESISAGDLIIAGEKMNGVPPRKRDLAMVFQSYALYPHMTVEQNLTYSLRIRGVKKAEAKKAAEEVAATTGLSNLLHRYPRELSGGQRQRVAMSRAIIRHPKAFLFDEPLSNLDAALRVHMRKEIRSLHDRLGATSVYVTHDQIEAMTMADHVVVMRQGVIEQQGAPLELYDRPVNKFVAGFIGSPAMNFIPATVGTDGKSLVLDLGSRQVIALDRPVPAASNLTVGLRPEHLRLVPDEEAKIRLPVGVVESTGSMTYITSASQPEINVVVSERQSLRHGEMVSLGFDPAHLHLFDADSEQRIEIAS; via the coding sequence ATGACCCATCAGATCGAACTGTCCGGCGTCAACAAATACTACGGTGCCTATCACGCGCTGCGCGACATCGACCTCAAGATCAAGAAGGGCGCCTTCGTGGCGCTGGTCGGACCGTCCGGCTGTGGCAAGTCCACGCTTCTGCGGTCACTGGCCGGGCTCGAAAGCATCTCGGCGGGTGATCTGATCATTGCCGGCGAGAAGATGAACGGGGTGCCGCCGCGCAAGCGTGACCTTGCCATGGTCTTCCAGTCCTATGCGCTCTATCCGCATATGACGGTTGAGCAGAACCTCACCTATTCGCTGCGCATTCGCGGGGTGAAGAAAGCGGAAGCCAAGAAGGCTGCGGAAGAAGTGGCGGCAACGACTGGCTTGTCCAATCTGCTGCATCGCTATCCGCGCGAACTCTCCGGCGGTCAGCGTCAGCGCGTAGCGATGAGCCGGGCGATCATCCGGCATCCCAAGGCCTTCCTGTTCGACGAACCGCTGTCCAATCTCGACGCAGCACTTCGCGTCCACATGCGCAAGGAGATCCGCTCTCTGCATGACCGGCTCGGCGCGACCTCCGTTTATGTCACCCATGACCAGATCGAGGCGATGACCATGGCCGATCATGTCGTCGTCATGCGGCAAGGCGTGATCGAGCAGCAGGGCGCGCCGCTCGAGCTCTACGACCGCCCGGTCAACAAGTTCGTCGCAGGCTTCATCGGTTCGCCGGCCATGAATTTCATTCCGGCAACGGTGGGGACTGATGGCAAGTCGTTGGTGCTCGATCTCGGCAGCCGCCAGGTCATCGCCCTCGATCGACCTGTTCCTGCGGCCTCCAATCTGACCGTCGGGCTGCGGCCCGAGCATCTGCGGCTCGTGCCGGATGAAGAAGCAAAAATCCGCCTGCCGGTCGGTGTCGTCGAGAGCACGGGGTCGATGACCTACATCACCTCGGCCAGCCAGCCGGAGATCAACGTGGTCGTTTCCGAGCGGCAGTCGCTGAGACATGGAGAGATGGTATCGCTCGGCTTCGATCCGGCGCATCTGCATCTCTTCGATGCAGACAGCGAACAGCGGATCGAGATCGCGAGCTGA